The following proteins are encoded in a genomic region of Gossypium hirsutum isolate 1008001.06 chromosome D05, Gossypium_hirsutum_v2.1, whole genome shotgun sequence:
- the LOC107944982 gene encoding receptor-like protein 15 produces MEKCNVSDSLFMNDPLELQNLEFMHIYHTSLENNFLHKIGAMPRIKQLSLRGCGLNGTLHTQGFCGLTNLRLLGMRNNNLKGTLPECFYNFTSLESLDLSSNQLSGDVSALKSLTSLVELRLLNNYFKIPSSLEPFFNLSKLKHFNADKNAIYIESEMQPLAPRFQLNLISLSSCGDVGQFPHFLFHQHDLRQVYLSNNNFREGFPNWLLNNNANLERLVLANNSLQGHFELPFLPHTDLSYLDVSENSFDSNLPIDIGEKLPSLLFLDMSKNLFRGSIPSSIGDMNFLEALDLSNNQLSGGLPEHLTMGCFSLTSLALSNNKLQGQMFSSNVNLTKLRELHLDGNHFSGKIPDSLSSCSFLSTLDLSNNVLSGEIPRWMENMSSLSTLDLSNNELSGDIPKEFCHLNNLKLLDLSANNISGSLPSCFSPLGIRIGNLSQLSFVLLNNNHFDGGVPIQLCNLGQLSLIDLSNNNLSGTIPHCLKITALNEIFQEYVRSLRNFILRPPSDYSSVDDEPIEFTVKSMSYSYKGIVLRCLSGIDLSCNKLTGEIPSELKNLRNIYALNLSHNNLIGPIPLAFSNLKQIESLDLSHNNLSGKIPPQLVRLYRLSYFSVAYNNLSGSTPAWTAQFATFDESRYVGNPLLCGKPLKDCSTSGPSASLLPKASTENGLIDMISFYVTFVVSYVMAILSIACVLYINPYWRQVLKQWFDEGLNALKKMEQMVNSMVDVEPNSCQGQKFARSPKPKHPRLKT; encoded by the exons ATGGAAAAGTGTAACGTCAGTGACAGCCTCTTCATGAATG ATCCACTTGAGTTGCAGAATTTGGaattcatgcacatatatcataCTTCCCTTGAAAACAACTTTCTTCACAAAATTGGTGCAATGCCTCGTATCAAGCAACTAAGCTTAAGGGGTTGTGGACTCAATGGCACCTTACATACCCAAG GTTTTTGTGGCTTGACAAATCTCAGACTCTTGGGTATGAGAAACAATAATTTGAAGGGTACTTTGCCAGAGTGTTTTTACAATTTCACATCTCTTGAGAGTTTAGATCTCTCTTCCAATCAGTTATCTGGAGATGTATCTGCCCTTAAGTCTTTAACATCCCTCGTAGAATTGAGACTTTTAAACAATTATTTCAAAATCCCAAGCTCATTGGAGCCCTTCTTCAACCTTTCAAAACTCAAGCATTTCAATGCGGACAAGAATGCCATATACATTGAAAGTGAGATGCAACCTTTGGCCCCAAGATTCCAATTGAACCTTATCAGTTTATCTAGTTGTGGAGATGTTGGACAATTTCCTCATTTTTTGTTCCATCAACATGACTTAAGGCAAGTTTATCTCTCTAACAACAACTTTAGAGAGGGATTTCCGAATTGGTTGTTGAATAACAACGCAAATTTGGAAAGGTTAGTTCTTGCTAACAACTCTCTCCAAGGTCATTTTGAGTTACCTTTCCTTCCACATACGGACTTATCGTATTTGGATGTCTCAGAAAATTCATTCGATAGCAATCTTCCAATTGATATTGGGGAAAAACTACCATCATTGTTGTTTCTGGACATGTCAAAAAATCTATTTCGCGGTAGCATTCCCTCTTCGATTGGTGATATGAATTTCTTAGAAGCCTTGGACTTGTCCAATAATCAATTGTCTGGTGGGCTACCTGAGCATTTGACCATGGGCTGCTTTTCATTAACTTCCCTTGCACTGTCCAACAACAAATTGCAAGGGCAGATGTTCTCTTCAAATGTTAACCTTACAAAGTTGCGGGAGTTGCACTTAGATGGGAATCATTTCTCTGGGAAGATCCCAGATTCCTTGTCTAGTTGCTCCTTTTTGTCAACATTGGATTTAAGCAATAACGTGCTTTCTGGGGAGATACCAAGGTGGATGGAGAATATGTCAAGTTTGTCAACATTGGATTTAAGCAATAACGAGCTTTCTGGGGACATACCAAAGGAGTTTTGCCATCTTAATAATCTTAAACTTCTAGACCTTTCAGCGAACAATATTTCTGGGAGTCTTCCATCTTGTTTCAGCCCTTTAGGGATAAG GATTGGCAACCTTTCTCAATTGAGTTTTGTTTTGCTAAATAACAACCATTTTGATGGTGGGGTTCCAATTCAGTTATGCAATTTGGGCCAGTTAAGCCTGATTGATCTTTCCAATAACAATCTTTCAGGTACAATTCCACATTGCCTGAAGATTACAGCACTGAATGAAATATTCCAAGAATATGTTCGTTCTCTCCGTAATTTTATTCTACGACCTCCCAGTGATTATTCCTCCGTTGATGATGAACCGATAGAGTTCACAGTGAAAAGCATGTCTTACTCTTATAAGGGAATTGTTCTCAGATGCTTATCTGGAATTGATCTCTCTTGCAACAAGTTGACAGGCGAGATTCCCAGCGAATTGAAAAACTTGAGAAATATTTATGCTTTGAATTTGTCTCACAACAATTTGATAGGACCAATCCCACTGGCGTTTTCCAATCTGAAGCAAATTGAGAGTCTCGATCTTTCTCACAACAACTTGAGCGGGAAAATCCCTCCACAACTTGTGAGGTTATATAGGTTGTCTTATTTCAGTGTGGCATACAATAATTTATCTGGAAGTACACCTGCATGGACTGCACAATTTGCAACATTTGACGAAAGCAGATATGTGGGAAATCCTCTTTTATGCGGTAAACCATTGAAGGACTGCTCAACATCAGGACCATCAGCATCTTTATTGCCAAAAGCATCGACTGAAAATGGTTTGATTGATATGATTTCCTTTTATGTGACTTTCGTTGTGTCTTATGTTATGGCAATCCTGAGTATTGCATGTGTGCTTTACATTAATCCATACTGGAGACAagtattgaagcaatg